Proteins found in one bacterium genomic segment:
- a CDS encoding TetR/AcrR family transcriptional regulator, with protein MGRPSSRERILKAAETIASRDGAGHLTLDAVAQEAGVSKGGLLYHFKSKRELIAEILAAHIDAIVAACDKERDRLAGQYQTELELHLRATLESEHSPMKNREMGIALLAAVANEPGILHEVNDRFEEFEEQLWGKRSEFKADAAILWLAGHGLKFLDLMDHSPFLDGQREQVVRRLIELASDPSPLREKKQ; from the coding sequence ATGGGTCGACCAAGTTCAAGAGAGCGTATCCTGAAGGCCGCGGAGACAATTGCCTCTCGCGATGGCGCAGGGCACCTGACGCTGGACGCCGTGGCTCAGGAAGCCGGAGTCAGCAAGGGTGGCTTACTCTATCACTTCAAATCGAAACGGGAACTCATCGCAGAGATTCTTGCCGCGCACATCGATGCCATCGTTGCGGCATGTGATAAGGAACGCGATCGGCTCGCCGGGCAATACCAGACGGAATTGGAACTCCACCTCCGGGCCACTTTGGAATCGGAACACAGCCCGATGAAGAATCGGGAAATGGGAATCGCACTGCTCGCCGCCGTTGCAAACGAGCCCGGGATCCTGCATGAAGTCAATGATCGATTCGAGGAATTCGAAGAGCAACTGTGGGGGAAGAGGAGCGAGTTCAAGGCTGATGCGGCAATCTTATGGTTGGCGGGCCACGGTCTTAAGTTTCTCGACCTGATGGACCATTCGCCTTTCCTGGACGGCCAGCGAGAGCAGGTCGTCCGCCGCCTGATCGAACTCGC